Proteins from a single region of Punica granatum isolate Tunisia-2019 chromosome 8, ASM765513v2, whole genome shotgun sequence:
- the LOC116187965 gene encoding putative disease resistance protein RGA1 — protein sequence MAEILGAVVGSITGHLLSLVSPEIGLARGVKVELQNLQSTVSAIAAMLREAEKRQVLAEGVKDWLKKLEDVLYDADDLLDDFSTQVLRRRSVVGGGNRILNEVGIFFSSSNQLVYANKMAHRVEDIRKRINAITNDRVHFHLEGNSNPIESLVENRVTRETYPYEPQPYVIGRDTDKKEVIEFLLNPDFEENVSVLPIVGFGGLGKTTLARLVFNNDSVKEYFELKLWVCVSTNFDVKDILGKIVRECIASLNMNELRNLLGEELDGKDDMMKMSRDQILEKVLAKLTNMDELQRKLGEVLDGKKFLLVLDDVWNENRREWLNLEWFLQNGAKGSKILVTTRSPLVARTMTGRSHKLSGLAEDESFSLLMRMAMKQEHEWRNENLESIAKEILKKCAGVPLAITTIGRLLLFSRNTEEDWLKFKNNDLSRINQEEGDIMPSLKLSYNFLPSRLKRCFSYCSLFPKDCKLEKRELIHLWMAQGYIKPLSNRQTIEEVGQDYFMELLSRSFFQDVEEDLYGSIVSCKMHDLMHDLAQSVAGNDCITIDSSNVKTFPEGTRHVSIAAAGDYEWNGRVRSMLFIHGKLEIENGHLDVSGFTNLRALRLRSAKVKKISRSIGKLKHLRSLDLSFNYGLRYLPNSISKLCNLETLSLRECLRLKRLPRGITKLVNLRQLILSGCGSLTHMPRGIEKLTSLQTLDVFAVGGKWYNLNAARLNELSRLTGLRIKELTIQGLDRVGSTSSEVDASFSIKNFPLQSLKLDWSFGDSEEVLERLRPHPDLKVLSINLYGGARLSSWVSQLHRLVQIEIIYCNNCSHLPPLDHLPFLKKVSLRKSSLECIELWESTGQEDKESGMPQPNNNFFPSLEEIELRDLPKFRGWERRTNTRIEREEDDHSSSSSSSSSSSSSSSLLMLHTFSDKVNVSIEYCPGFSYAHGQNLRQMGFTVTSTKLAEQLLRDASLSQDPTPVLTVAPIPPSRGKMTVSSKSLSTLTYILFSGIEDAEDLPVELFRSLPSLEALVISECRRLKALPVRAILRYLPSLEMLEISECKDLDLSMDEDSHDGVGEGMNNLQLQGMTSQGKLRGYPQLDFSGESGNQRGMPNLQSGEPTKLRELRFYEIDKMKTLPWWMQHLTNLEELSILDCSNLKALPEWFPNLTSLKQLRVIGCGKELPRRCREITGEDWPKISHIQKVDVRN from the coding sequence ATGGCTGAAATTCTCGGGGCCGTTGTGGGGTCCATCACCGGACATCTCCTTTCCCTCGTCTCCCCGGAGATCGGACTAGCACGTGGTGTCAAAGTTGAGCTCCAGAATCTCCAGAGTACTGTCTCGGCTATTGCTGCCATGCTTCGTGAGGCTGAGAAGAGACAAGTCCTGGCTGAGGGCGTGAAGGACTGGCTGAAGAAGCTGGAAGATGTGCTTTACGATGCTGATGACCTGCTGGATGACTTCTCCACTCAAGTGTTGCGTCGTCGTAGTGTGGTGGGAGGAGGTAATCGGATCTTGAATGAGGTCGGTATCTTCTTTTCCTCTTCTAACCAGCTCGTTTATGCCAATAAGATGGCTCATCGAGTCGAGGATATCAGGAAGAGAATCAATGCCATTACGAATGATAGGGTCCATTTTCATCTCGAGGGAAATAGTAATCCTATTGAGAGTTTGGTGGAGAACCGGGTCACGCGAGAAACTTATCCCTATGAGCCACAACCGTATGTGATTGGAAGAGATACGGACAAGAAGGAAGTTATCGAGTTCTTACTTAATCCTGATTTTGAGGAGAATGTTTCCGTCCTCCCAATAGTGGGTTTTGGCGGTCTAGGGAAAACGACACTGGCAAGACTCGTATTCAATAATGACAGCGTGAAGGAGTACTTCGAGTTGAAGCTTTGGGTTTGTGTGTCGACCAATTTTGACGTGAAGGATATTCTGGGGAAGATAGTACGAGAATGCATTGCTAGCCTCAACATGAATGAATTGAGAAACTTGCTTGGAGAAGAGCTCGATGGAAAGGATGATATGATGAAAATGTCACGGGATCAGATTCTAGAAAAGGTACTTGCAAAGCTCACCAACATGGATGAGCTGCAAAGAAAGCTGGGAGAAGTGCTCGATGGAAAAAAGTTTTTACTTGTGTTAGATGACGTGTGGAATGAGAATCGGCGCGAGTGGTTGAATCTCGAATGGTTTCTTCAGAACGGTGCAAAAGGAAGTAAAATATTGGTGACGACTCGCAGTCCTCTTGTGGCCAGAACTATGACTGGAAGATCCCATAAATTGAGTGGCTTAGCCGAGGATGAGTCATTTTCTCTGCTAATGCGAATGGCAATGAAGCAAGAACATGAGTGGAGAAATGAAAACTTAGAATCGATTGCAAAAGAAATTCTAAAGAAGTGTGCGGGAGTTCCCCTCGCAATTACAACGATTGGGCGACTGTTATTATTCTCGAGAAATACTGAAGAAGATTGGTTGAAATTCAAGAATAATGATTTATCGAGAATAAATCAAGAAGAAGGTGACATCATGCCATCCCTTAAGCTGAGCTACAATTTTTTGCCGTCACGCTTGAAACGGTGTTTTTCTTATTGTAGCTTGTTTCCGAAAGATTGCAAGTTGGAAAAACGTGAGCTCATTCATCTTTGGATGGCACAGGGATATATCAAACCCCTAAGCAACAGGCAAACAATTGAAGAAGTCGGTCAAGATTATTTCATGGAGCTGCTTTCAAGATCCTTTTTCCAGGATGTAGAGGAAGATTTGTATGGCAGCATCGTGAGCTGCAAAATGCATGATTTGATGCATGACCTTGCACAGTCGGTGGCTGGAAATGATTGCATCACCATTGATAGCTCAAATGTGAAAACCTTCCCAGAAGGAACTCGTCATGTATCTATAGCTGCTGCGGGAGATTATGAGTGGAATGGAAGAGTAAGGTCTATGCTTTTTATTCATGGAAAGCTGGAGATTGAGAATGGTCATTTGGATGTTTCTGGTTTTACAAATCTGCGGGCACTACGTCTTCGTTCTGCTAAAGTAAAAAAGATATCCAGATCGATTGGTAAATTGAAGCATTTGAGAAGCCTTGATCTCTCATTTAATTATGGGTTAAGGTATCTTCCGAATTCCATAAGCAAGTTGTGCAATTTGGAGACGCTCAGCCTCAGAGAATGTCTGCGTCTAAAAAGATTACCAAGAGGCATTACAAAGTTGGTCAATCTAAGGCAGCTTATTCTGAGTGGATGTGGTAGTTTGACACATATGCCAAGAGGAATTGAGAAGTTGACTAGTCTACAAACGTTAGATGTATTCGCGGTTGGGGGGAAATGGTACAACCTAAATGCTGCAAGGCTGAATGAGTTAAGTAGACTTACCGGATTGAGGATTAAAGAACTGACTATTCAAGGCTTGGATAGAGTGGGGAGTACCTCGAGCGAGGTAGATGCTTCGTTCTCAATAAAGAACTTTCCTCTTCAATCTTTGAAACTAGACTGGAGTTTTGGAGACTCAGAAGAGGTTTTGGAGAGACTGCGACCCCATCCAGATCTGAAGGTATTGAGTATAAATCTATACGGTGGTGCTAGGCTTTCATCGTGGGTTTCTCAACTGCATAGACTAGTCCAGATTGAGATTATCTATTGTAATAATTGCAGCCATCTACCACCTCTAGATCACCTCCCTTTCCTGAAAAAAGTCTCCTTGCGGAAGAGTAGCCTGGAGTGCATTGAATTATGGGAGAGTACTGGCCAAGAGGACAAGGAGAGTGGGATGCCGCAgcctaataataatttctttccaTCCTTAGAAGAAATAGAGCTGAGGGATTTGCCTAAATTCAGGGGATGGGAGAGGAGGACGAACACCCGAATTGAACGAGAGGAGGATgatcattcttcttcttcttcttcttcttcttcttcttcttcttcttcttcgttaTTAATGCTCCACACGTTCTCTGACAAGGTCAATGTCTCCATAGAATATTGCCCAGGATTCTCTTACGCGCATGGTCAAAATCTACGACAAATGGGTTTCACTGTAACCTCGACCAAACTTGCAGAGCAGTTGCTGAGGGATGCATCTCTAAGCCAAGATCCAACCCCCGTCCTTACTGTAGCGCCAATTCCACCATCGCGGGGGAAGATGACCGTGTCTTCTAAATCTCTCTCCACGCTGACGTACATCTTATTCAGTGGAATCGAGGATGCAGAGGACTTGCCTGTGGAGTTGTTTCGGTCCCTCCCATCTCTCGAGGCTCTTGTAATCAGCGAATGCCGTCGACTGAAAGCTCTCCCTGTAAGGGCAATCCTCCGATACCTACCATCCCTTGAGATGCTGGAGATTTCTGAGTGCAAAGACCTTGATTTATCAATGGATGAAGATAGTCACGACGGTGTTGGTGAAGGCATGAACAATCTGCAGCTGCAGGGCATGACTTCTCAGGGGAAGCTACGCGGCTATCCGCAGCTTGACTTCTCTGGGGAGTCGGGAAATCAACGAGGCATGCCTAATTTGCAATCCGGCGAACCCACTAAACTTCGGGAATTGAGATTTTACGAGATTGACAAAATGAAGACTCTCCCGTGGTGGATGCAGCACCTCACTAACCTTGAAGAGTTAAGTATCCTCGACTGCAGCAATCTGAAGGCTTTGCCTGAGTGGTTTCCCAATCTCACCTCACTCAAACAACTTAGAGTTATTGGTTGCGGGAAGGAGCTGCCAAGAAGGTGCAGAGAGATTACCGGAGAGGACTGGCCTAAGATTTCTCACATCCAGAAAGTAGATGTACGCAATTAG